In Flavobacterium sp. N1736, the following are encoded in one genomic region:
- a CDS encoding response regulator → MKYKTILQIDDDFDDCEFFQQALEGVSNAVYMALHNPIEALQKLTSREIKPDLIFLDINMPIMTGLELLAEIKKNDIIKNIPVILFSTGPAPIVHHKTMGAENYLTKPNNFNELKNLLKDIL, encoded by the coding sequence ATGAAATATAAAACTATTTTACAAATTGATGACGATTTTGATGATTGCGAGTTTTTCCAGCAGGCTCTTGAAGGGGTTTCAAATGCCGTATATATGGCTTTGCATAATCCTATAGAAGCTTTACAAAAATTAACCAGTAGGGAAATAAAACCTGATCTGATTTTTTTAGATATCAATATGCCAATTATGACTGGCCTTGAGCTTCTGGCGGAGATTAAAAAAAACGACATTATCAAAAATATACCTGTAATATTATTTTCGACGGGTCCCGCACCTATTGTGCATCATAAAACAATGGGAGCTGAAAATTATCTGACTAAACCTAACAATTTTAACGAACTCAAAAATCTTTTAAAAGATATTCTGTAA
- a CDS encoding MarR family winged helix-turn-helix transcriptional regulator, giving the protein MAKPQQTIFYSIEESIKSYRQFAQKNITNNGFDITIDQGLILSIIEENEDISQKMISEMAFKDHASVTRIIELLVKRNFLQRNFNASDRRRFSLSLTEDGKNILKQMEPIVNLNRKSALEGVSVEELEILKNILGKITANCKK; this is encoded by the coding sequence ATGGCAAAACCACAGCAGACTATTTTTTACAGCATAGAAGAATCTATTAAATCATACCGACAATTTGCTCAAAAAAACATTACAAACAATGGTTTTGATATCACTATAGATCAGGGATTAATACTAAGTATTATTGAAGAAAATGAGGATATATCACAAAAAATGATTTCAGAAATGGCTTTTAAAGATCACGCTTCTGTAACCCGAATTATTGAGCTGTTGGTTAAAAGAAATTTTCTTCAACGCAATTTTAATGCTTCAGACAGGCGAAGGTTTAGTCTTAGTTTAACCGAAGATGGAAAAAATATTTTGAAACAAATGGAACCTATTGTCAATTTAAACAGAAAATCGGCATTAGAAGGAGTTTCTGTTGAAGAACTGGAAATATTAAAAAACATATTGGGCAAAATAACAGCGAATTGTAAAAAATAA
- a CDS encoding S9 family peptidase: protein MKIKTFFKNCLLGVLVTLSTSIIYSQKTDSINKDRYQKYLKFHTFIQGMRIVPHWYTDSDRFWFAEGTQDNTVIYLVDPKQNTKTPFFDTERLRSALKPFLKQEPINKGIPFTDFTFVNGNDSIQFEVEKKKFKLSLKDYKIVPLNATPENPKAAAAPLFSPDKKWIFDVKENNLWLTNVENQKSEQFTFDGAEFYAWDIVPNAWSPDNKRFIGKRTDARNVHHLPVIDYSKPLEEVNYYVYAKTGETIEIPELFVFDTESKKQIKIDTGADSQQYIFPLEWTTDGSEFLFMRLSRLGNKLELLAANPNTGASRIIITEEQKTFVAGLDFIIDTWQKQFTLLKNSKNFIWISERDGWKHFYLYGLDGKLIRRLTSGNFPVKGVVKVDEKEGWIYFNANAETDLYATNLYRVNFKGKNFRKLTEAKGYHHAFLFAPSAHYFIDAYSSLDKPFKFELRTNDGKFLQLLNTADISKIKAIGFNPPESFVVKADDGVTDIYGIMYKPFDFDPAKKYPVIESVYAGPFMTIVPHGFIPTTGASLKAQAFAQLGYITILLDTRGTTERSKKFQDAVYKNIGKYEIADRVAAFKQLSQKYPFMDMKRIGIYGHSWGGYFAIRAMLMAPDLYRTGIASAPGELTEGAEINEPYMGFPRDNKSGYDFGTNTNHADKLKGKLLFIHGTSDTNAPFSTTVRMIDALIKAGKPYDLLLLPGRTHNLEGEKYANDVICRYFEENLKNVKE from the coding sequence ATGAAAATCAAAACCTTCTTTAAAAATTGCCTTTTGGGCGTTTTAGTGACATTGTCAACGTCTATTATTTATAGTCAAAAAACGGATAGTATAAATAAAGACCGATATCAAAAATATTTAAAATTTCACACGTTTATTCAGGGAATGAGAATTGTGCCGCATTGGTATACGGATAGTGACCGTTTTTGGTTTGCCGAAGGAACTCAGGATAATACCGTAATTTATCTGGTTGATCCTAAACAAAATACAAAAACTCCTTTTTTTGATACGGAACGGCTTCGAAGTGCTTTAAAACCTTTTCTAAAGCAGGAACCTATAAATAAAGGAATTCCTTTTACTGATTTTACTTTCGTTAACGGAAATGATTCCATTCAGTTTGAAGTCGAAAAGAAAAAATTCAAATTAAGTTTAAAAGATTATAAAATTGTTCCTTTAAACGCCACTCCCGAAAATCCTAAAGCAGCCGCCGCTCCCCTATTTTCGCCGGATAAAAAGTGGATTTTTGATGTAAAAGAAAATAATTTATGGCTGACGAATGTTGAAAACCAAAAATCAGAGCAATTTACTTTTGATGGTGCCGAATTTTATGCGTGGGATATTGTGCCAAATGCATGGTCGCCAGATAATAAAAGATTTATCGGAAAAAGAACTGACGCACGAAATGTACATCATTTGCCTGTAATTGACTATTCGAAACCACTTGAAGAAGTAAATTATTATGTGTATGCAAAAACGGGTGAAACTATAGAAATACCGGAACTTTTTGTATTTGATACTGAATCAAAAAAACAAATAAAAATAGACACGGGCGCAGATTCTCAACAATATATTTTTCCGCTGGAATGGACAACAGACGGATCTGAGTTTCTTTTTATGCGTCTTAGCCGACTTGGAAATAAATTAGAATTGCTGGCTGCAAATCCAAATACGGGTGCAAGTCGAATTATAATTACCGAAGAACAAAAAACGTTTGTAGCCGGATTGGATTTTATTATTGATACCTGGCAAAAGCAATTTACTTTACTCAAAAACAGCAAAAATTTTATCTGGATTTCAGAAAGAGACGGCTGGAAACATTTTTATCTGTATGGATTAGACGGAAAATTAATTCGCCGTTTAACTTCCGGCAATTTTCCTGTAAAAGGAGTTGTTAAGGTCGATGAAAAAGAAGGCTGGATTTATTTTAACGCGAATGCCGAAACGGATCTTTATGCAACTAATCTTTACAGAGTTAATTTTAAAGGGAAAAATTTCAGGAAACTAACCGAAGCAAAAGGATATCATCATGCCTTTTTGTTTGCTCCATCTGCACATTATTTTATAGATGCTTATTCGAGTCTCGATAAGCCGTTTAAATTTGAGTTACGAACCAACGATGGTAAATTTCTACAATTATTAAATACGGCAGATATTAGTAAAATCAAGGCTATTGGCTTTAATCCACCTGAAAGTTTTGTTGTTAAGGCTGATGACGGCGTTACGGATATTTACGGAATCATGTACAAACCTTTTGATTTTGATCCTGCCAAAAAATATCCTGTAATAGAGTCTGTTTATGCAGGTCCTTTCATGACGATTGTTCCGCATGGATTTATTCCCACAACGGGCGCATCATTAAAAGCGCAGGCATTTGCGCAATTGGGTTACATTACAATTTTACTTGATACACGCGGAACGACTGAAAGAAGCAAAAAATTTCAGGATGCCGTTTACAAAAATATTGGTAAATATGAAATTGCAGATCGTGTTGCGGCGTTTAAACAGCTTTCGCAAAAATATCCTTTTATGGATATGAAAAGGATCGGAATTTATGGACATTCGTGGGGTGGATATTTTGCAATTCGTGCTATGTTAATGGCGCCGGATTTATATCGCACCGGAATTGCTTCTGCTCCCGGCGAACTTACGGAAGGTGCCGAAATCAATGAACCGTATATGGGATTTCCAAGGGATAATAAATCCGGTTACGATTTTGGAACAAATACAAATCATGCCGATAAACTGAAAGGAAAATTGCTTTTTATTCACGGAACAAGCGATACAAACGCGCCATTTTCTACAACAGTAAGGATGATTGATGCTTTAATAAAAGCCGGAAAACCGTATGACCTTTTATTATTACCCGGCAGAACACATAATTTAGAAGGCGAAAAATATGCAAACGATGTTATATGCCGTTATTTTGAGGAGAATTTGAAGAATGTAAAAGAGTAA
- a CDS encoding ATP-binding protein, whose product MKIKDIVNREIVTLTNCENEPIHIPGSIQPHGFLIGVTPDWKIDFCTENVSVFIDLIYKEIIGKDFSEIFGIEVQKEVLNYINDDKTRLILPLEIGLLGKIFQLSVHKSGDVYVLEAEPHFEGKERIVELYTRTIEFITNMSSTRTLQELCALVAIGTRDITGYDRVMIYRFDADYNGEIYAEDCREDLEPFLGLHYPHTDIPAQARELYIKNQLRLITDINYEPVPIFTVDNAANKNLDLSLSVLRSTSPIHVEYLKNMGVGATLTISLIHHDRLWGLIACHHYSAKNISPEIRLAAKLQGQFISSQIDLRQSTDEYQIARKTSVALEHLTGLDLPLNPLSFATISTDPELLNLCNAGGVSIKVGGEIYKHGITPSDDDINVIIAKFRNLAKEGIFTTNKLTDYLPEFDDNPSNVAGIIYHSLGSDNNIIWYKPETISEIKWGGDPEKSIIKDSKGLHPRNSFNIWKEIVKNQSTIWLHPEISAAASYAHALHNQIILLMLSEEEEKYRSQSEVLKEANAELENINWISTHDLQEPLRKIQLIISKLLMEIENVSAQSIFESLQRVSNSASRMQVLLQDILKYTRIKYTKEALQKINLNSIMEATLDEMKETITESNAVIEYEDLPEIYGIHFLMKQLFSNILQNSLKYASEDRLPIIKVTSSKEPEPYNFSHNVYCHWVTFTDNGIGFEQEYATSIFKIFTRLHTQEQYGGSGVGLALCKKIMQTCGGTIRADAKPVKVPQ is encoded by the coding sequence ATGAAAATTAAAGATATAGTAAATCGGGAAATTGTCACATTAACAAATTGTGAAAACGAACCCATCCATATTCCGGGCAGTATTCAGCCGCATGGTTTTTTGATAGGCGTTACTCCGGATTGGAAAATAGATTTTTGTACCGAAAATGTTTCAGTATTTATTGATTTAATTTATAAAGAAATAATAGGAAAAGATTTTAGTGAAATTTTCGGAATTGAGGTACAGAAAGAAGTTTTGAACTATATCAACGATGATAAAACGCGGTTAATTCTTCCGCTTGAAATTGGACTTTTAGGAAAAATATTTCAGTTAAGTGTACACAAAAGCGGTGATGTTTATGTGCTTGAAGCAGAACCACATTTTGAAGGCAAAGAAAGAATTGTCGAATTGTACACCAGAACGATAGAGTTTATCACTAATATGAGCAGCACAAGAACGCTGCAGGAGTTATGTGCATTGGTAGCAATAGGAACACGTGATATAACAGGTTATGATCGTGTTATGATTTATCGTTTTGATGCCGATTATAACGGAGAAATTTATGCTGAAGATTGTCGGGAAGATTTAGAACCGTTTTTAGGATTACATTATCCGCATACCGATATTCCGGCTCAGGCACGAGAATTATACATAAAAAACCAGCTGCGATTAATAACAGATATTAATTATGAACCCGTCCCGATTTTTACTGTTGATAATGCGGCAAATAAAAATCTCGATTTAAGCCTTTCTGTTTTAAGAAGTACATCACCAATTCATGTTGAATATCTTAAAAATATGGGCGTTGGAGCCACGCTTACCATTTCCTTAATTCATCATGACAGATTATGGGGATTAATTGCATGTCACCATTATTCAGCCAAAAATATTTCGCCCGAAATCAGGCTTGCAGCAAAACTGCAGGGACAATTTATAAGTTCGCAAATTGATTTGCGACAATCTACAGATGAATATCAGATAGCACGCAAAACATCAGTGGCATTAGAACATTTAACTGGTTTAGATTTGCCTTTAAATCCGTTATCATTTGCAACTATAAGTACAGATCCTGAGTTATTGAATCTTTGTAATGCCGGCGGAGTTTCTATTAAAGTTGGCGGTGAAATATATAAACACGGCATAACACCATCTGACGATGATATTAATGTGATAATTGCAAAGTTTAGGAACCTCGCTAAAGAAGGAATATTTACAACCAATAAACTAACCGATTATTTACCGGAATTTGATGATAATCCATCAAATGTTGCCGGAATTATTTACCATTCGCTTGGAAGTGATAATAATATTATCTGGTACAAACCAGAAACAATATCCGAAATAAAATGGGGAGGCGATCCGGAAAAATCGATTATAAAAGACAGCAAAGGACTTCATCCGAGAAATTCATTTAATATATGGAAGGAAATTGTTAAAAACCAAAGTACTATTTGGCTCCATCCTGAAATAAGTGCTGCGGCAAGTTATGCGCACGCACTTCATAATCAGATTATTTTGTTGATGCTGAGTGAAGAAGAAGAAAAATACCGCAGTCAAAGCGAAGTTTTGAAAGAAGCAAACGCCGAATTAGAAAATATCAACTGGATTAGTACGCACGATTTGCAGGAACCGTTGCGAAAAATTCAACTTATTATTTCTAAGTTGCTTATGGAAATTGAGAATGTTTCGGCTCAGTCTATTTTTGAATCTTTACAGCGTGTATCAAATTCAGCCAGCAGAATGCAGGTTTTATTACAGGATATTCTTAAATATACCCGAATAAAATATACCAAAGAAGCACTTCAGAAAATTAATCTGAATAGCATTATGGAGGCAACTCTTGATGAAATGAAAGAAACAATTACTGAAAGCAACGCCGTAATTGAATATGAAGACCTGCCTGAAATTTACGGAATTCACTTTTTAATGAAACAATTGTTTTCTAATATTCTTCAAAATTCATTAAAATATGCCTCTGAAGACAGATTGCCCATTATTAAAGTAACATCTTCAAAAGAACCTGAACCGTATAATTTCTCGCATAATGTCTACTGTCACTGGGTTACTTTTACAGACAACGGAATTGGTTTTGAGCAGGAATATGCAACCTCCATTTTTAAAATATTCACGCGTTTACATACACAAGAACAATACGGCGGCTCAGGAGTTGGTTTGGCATTGTGTAAAAAAATAATGCAAACCTGCGGAGGAACTATCCGTGCTGATGCGAAACCGGTGAAGGTACCGCAATAA
- a CDS encoding biliverdin-producing heme oxygenase produces the protein MTPHQDSSVSFDFLDTLKTQTAVAHKRLESLPVSSCILSKEMKIDDYAHYLKLMYDVHHNVEENIFPILSGSIEDLENREKKHLIEEDLAFLKYNKPVANSVFNTQNLTIPFALGILYVVEGSSLGGRFILKNIETISGLDQGKGVSYFTGYGNKTGSQWKSFLNELTAYQQENNCENEIIEGAIYAFDSIHNHFLQTQKNEN, from the coding sequence ATGACTCCACATCAAGATTCTTCTGTGTCGTTCGACTTTTTAGATACACTTAAAACCCAAACTGCTGTTGCGCATAAAAGACTGGAAAGTTTACCGGTTTCTTCGTGCATTCTTTCAAAAGAAATGAAAATAGACGATTATGCACATTATTTAAAATTGATGTACGACGTTCACCATAACGTTGAAGAAAATATTTTCCCGATACTTTCCGGTAGTATTGAAGATTTAGAAAACAGAGAAAAAAAGCACTTAATCGAAGAAGATCTTGCATTTTTAAAGTACAATAAACCCGTAGCAAATTCCGTTTTTAATACACAGAACCTAACAATACCATTTGCGCTTGGTATACTATATGTTGTGGAAGGATCATCTTTAGGCGGCCGTTTTATATTGAAAAACATAGAAACAATTTCCGGACTTGATCAGGGAAAAGGCGTTTCGTATTTTACAGGATATGGCAATAAAACAGGAAGCCAGTGGAAATCTTTTTTAAATGAATTAACAGCTTATCAACAAGAAAATAATTGCGAAAACGAAATAATCGAAGGTGCAATTTATGCTTTTGACAGCATTCATAACCATTTCCTGCAGACCCAGAAAAATGAAAATTAA
- the metQ gene encoding methionine ABC transporter substrate-binding lipoprotein MetQ, whose product MITKNNILKTAGIIALSLIITNCGKAKNDDPHYIKVGVATGPEYAVAQAAQKVAKEKYGLEVELVSFNDYVIPNEALSQGDIDANAFQHKPYLDEQSKQRGYKLAIIGKTFIYPIAGYSKKIKNLSELKDESTIIIPNDPTNGGRSLLLLQKNGLLKLRDGVGLLPKVTDITENPKKLKILELEAPQLPRALDDENVSIAIINNTFASQAGLVPANDALFVEDKDSPYVNLVVSREDNKNQEKVKQFLKAFQSVEVEKAAIREFKGGAVKGW is encoded by the coding sequence ATGATTACTAAAAATAACATCTTAAAAACAGCCGGAATTATAGCCCTGTCACTTATTATAACAAATTGTGGCAAAGCCAAAAATGACGACCCGCATTATATAAAAGTTGGCGTAGCAACAGGACCCGAATATGCCGTAGCGCAAGCAGCACAAAAAGTAGCAAAAGAAAAATACGGACTTGAAGTTGAATTGGTTTCATTTAATGATTATGTTATTCCAAACGAAGCGTTAAGTCAGGGCGATATCGATGCCAATGCGTTTCAGCATAAACCATATCTTGACGAACAATCAAAACAAAGAGGGTACAAACTGGCAATAATTGGTAAAACATTTATTTATCCGATTGCAGGATATTCAAAAAAAATAAAAAACCTTTCAGAACTTAAAGACGAAAGCACGATTATTATTCCAAATGATCCAACAAATGGCGGACGTTCTTTATTGCTTTTGCAAAAAAATGGTTTATTAAAACTTCGTGACGGCGTAGGTTTGCTTCCAAAAGTAACAGACATTACAGAAAATCCTAAGAAATTAAAAATATTAGAATTAGAAGCGCCGCAATTGCCAAGAGCATTAGATGATGAAAATGTATCTATTGCCATTATCAACAATACATTTGCTTCGCAAGCCGGTTTAGTTCCAGCCAACGATGCTTTGTTTGTTGAAGATAAAGATTCTCCTTATGTAAACCTTGTCGTGAGCAGAGAAGACAATAAAAATCAGGAAAAAGTAAAACAATTTTTAAAAGCATTTCAATCTGTAGAAGTCGAAAAAGCAGCCATTCGTGAATTTAAAGGCGGAGCTGTAAAAGGATGGTAA
- the metI gene encoding methionine ABC transporter permease MetI, producing the protein MSESIFELLLKGTWETIVMTFVSGFFGFALGLPTGVLLFLTRKNQILEQPVLNRSLSVLVNIFRSIPFIILIVWMIPFTRALVGTSIGVSAALVPLSIGAAPFIARLVENSLLGLPSGLIEAARALGATPFQIVYKVLLPEALPSIINAASITLITLVGYSAMGGAVGAGGLGQVGYQYGYIGYDAVTMNSVLALLVLLVFVIQFAGDALSKRFDHR; encoded by the coding sequence ATGTCTGAATCCATTTTTGAATTATTATTAAAAGGAACCTGGGAAACTATAGTAATGACATTTGTGTCGGGCTTTTTTGGTTTTGCTTTAGGACTTCCAACAGGAGTTTTACTTTTTCTAACCCGAAAAAATCAAATATTAGAACAGCCCGTTTTAAACAGATCGTTATCTGTTTTGGTCAATATTTTCCGTTCAATACCATTCATTATATTAATTGTCTGGATGATTCCGTTTACAAGAGCGCTTGTAGGAACTTCTATTGGCGTAAGCGCAGCATTAGTTCCGTTAAGTATTGGCGCAGCACCATTTATTGCCAGACTTGTAGAAAATAGTTTATTAGGTTTGCCTTCAGGATTAATCGAAGCCGCAAGAGCTTTGGGCGCAACACCGTTTCAAATCGTTTACAAAGTATTGCTTCCTGAGGCGTTGCCATCAATAATAAATGCAGCATCGATAACCTTAATTACATTAGTTGGATATTCTGCAATGGGCGGAGCAGTTGGCGCAGGCGGTTTAGGACAAGTTGGTTATCAATACGGATATATTGGTTATGATGCCGTAACAATGAACTCGGTTCTGGCATTACTGGTACTTTTGGTATTTGTTATTCAGTTTGCCGGAGACGCTTTATCAAAACGATTTGATCATAGATAG
- the metN gene encoding methionine ABC transporter ATP-binding protein MetN: protein MIELKNVTKTFHQKNRVVTALADVSLKVPPGKIFGVIGTSGAGKSTLIRCVNLLEKPTSGEIIVDGKSLMQLSNAQLAIERRQIGMIFQHFNLLSSRTVFENVAFPLELVGKSKSEIETRVRELLQLVGLQEKANDYPASLSGGQKQRVAIARTLANNPKVLLCDEATSALDPATTRSILELLKDINRRLNITILLITHQMEVVKSICDEVAVISHGELIEQGSVGEIFADPKHELTREFIASSLHLDIPSVYQDKLQKEDNGTLNPLLRLEMTGKSVNEPVISEVSRLFDTDFKIISAQMDQAGEVNFGVMLIELSGKRENYDAAIQYFISKHIKTEIIGYV, encoded by the coding sequence ATGATTGAATTAAAAAATGTTACCAAAACGTTTCATCAAAAAAACAGAGTTGTTACTGCTTTAGCTGATGTTTCACTTAAAGTTCCGCCAGGAAAAATATTTGGTGTAATTGGTACTTCGGGAGCAGGAAAAAGCACATTAATTCGATGTGTGAATCTTTTGGAAAAACCAACTTCGGGAGAAATTATCGTTGACGGAAAGTCATTAATGCAATTATCAAACGCACAGCTTGCGATTGAAAGAAGACAAATTGGAATGATTTTTCAGCATTTTAATCTGCTTTCGTCACGCACCGTTTTCGAAAATGTAGCATTTCCATTAGAATTAGTCGGAAAATCAAAATCAGAAATAGAAACACGCGTTCGCGAATTGCTGCAATTAGTAGGTTTACAAGAAAAAGCAAACGATTATCCCGCAAGCCTTTCCGGAGGTCAAAAACAAAGAGTAGCCATTGCAAGAACATTAGCCAATAATCCGAAAGTGCTTTTATGCGATGAAGCTACAAGTGCGCTTGATCCCGCAACGACAAGATCTATTTTAGAATTATTGAAAGACATCAATCGTCGTTTAAACATCACCATTTTATTGATTACACACCAAATGGAAGTCGTAAAATCTATTTGCGATGAGGTTGCCGTAATTAGTCACGGAGAATTGATAGAGCAGGGAAGTGTAGGAGAAATTTTTGCCGACCCAAAACATGAATTAACAAGAGAATTTATTGCTTCGTCATTACATCTTGACATTCCGTCTGTATATCAGGATAAACTTCAAAAAGAAGATAACGGAACTTTAAATCCGCTATTGAGACTTGAAATGACCGGAAAATCCGTTAATGAGCCTGTAATTTCAGAAGTTTCGAGATTATTCGATACCGATTTTAAAATTATCTCTGCCCAAATGGATCAGGCGGGCGAAGTTAATTTTGGCGTTATGCTGATCGAATTATCCGGTAAACGCGAAAATTACGATGCCGCCATTCAATATTTTATCTCTAAACACATTAAAACAGAAATCATAGGTTATGTCTGA
- a CDS encoding phage tail protein: protein MDGTVGEIRLFAANFVPRNWAFCNGTLIQIRSNTALYSILGTVYGGDGTNTFGLPDLRGRVVVGAGQSAGLSFYGLGQMGGTNSVTLLETNLPPHTHISSGSVSIPAYSDGGNANTPSGNILASVSAMYSDQGGDSKMKPTTYPVAVSFTGNGNPLPLNQPSLGMNYIVCMFGEFPQRP from the coding sequence ATGGATGGCACAGTAGGAGAAATCCGTCTTTTTGCGGCTAATTTTGTACCAAGAAATTGGGCTTTTTGCAATGGCACGCTAATTCAAATAAGAAGTAATACAGCATTGTATTCTATTTTGGGAACCGTTTATGGCGGCGATGGTACAAATACTTTTGGTTTACCGGACCTTAGAGGTCGTGTTGTTGTAGGCGCTGGTCAGAGTGCGGGACTTTCTTTTTATGGTCTGGGACAAATGGGAGGTACAAATAGTGTAACCTTACTCGAAACAAATTTGCCACCACACACACATATTTCTTCTGGTTCAGTATCTATTCCTGCTTATTCTGATGGTGGAAATGCTAATACGCCAAGCGGAAATATTCTGGCGTCTGTATCAGCTATGTATAGTGATCAGGGTGGAGACAGTAAAATGAAACCAACTACTTATCCTGTAGCTGTTAGTTTTACCGGAAATGGTAATCCGTTGCCTTTAAATCAGCCTTCGCTGGGTATGAATTATATCGTTTGTATGTTCGGAGAGTTTCCACAACGCCCGTAA
- a CDS encoding phage tail protein, which translates to MEGTIGEIRVFAGNFAPVNWAICNGASLSIAEYEALYTLIGTTYGGDGQVTFNVPNLCSRVPVGAGQGIGLPNIILGQIAGSESASMSSNQMPSHNHIGTGSISIPTLNEADTLGSPTDAELAGLPAAYSTEVADSFLKAETSTVTLTPTGQGQPFSIMQPYTASNYIICTLGVFPSRN; encoded by the coding sequence ATGGAAGGAACTATAGGAGAAATTCGAGTATTCGCAGGCAACTTTGCTCCGGTAAATTGGGCAATTTGCAATGGCGCTTCATTATCAATTGCAGAATACGAGGCACTTTATACCTTAATTGGTACCACTTATGGAGGAGACGGACAAGTAACATTTAATGTTCCTAATCTATGCAGCCGTGTTCCGGTTGGCGCAGGTCAAGGGATTGGGCTTCCTAATATAATACTTGGTCAGATTGCCGGTTCAGAAAGTGCATCAATGTCATCAAATCAAATGCCGTCACATAATCATATTGGTACAGGTTCAATTTCAATTCCAACATTGAATGAAGCTGATACTTTAGGTTCTCCAACTGATGCAGAATTGGCAGGTTTACCGGCAGCATATTCAACAGAAGTTGCTGACTCTTTCCTTAAAGCAGAAACCTCAACGGTGACTCTTACTCCTACGGGACAGGGACAGCCTTTTAGCATTATGCAGCCTTATACGGCTTCAAATTATATTATTTGTACACTAGGTGTTTTCCCATCTAGAAATTAA
- a CDS encoding phage tail protein, producing MDGTMSEIRLFAPDFAPKNWALCAGQLLAVSTNQALFSLLGTTYGGNGVQTFALPDFRGRVPMGTGQGSVNPYVLGQRQGTTTITATLLNLPTHTHGGSGNYAISAYSDEGNSGSPQGNSLASLGGLYSTKTPNSFLRPVVPAITIGPTGNNQPISVQQPYLGMNYIICLRGIFPSRN from the coding sequence ATGGACGGAACAATGTCAGAAATTCGCTTATTTGCTCCAGATTTTGCCCCTAAAAACTGGGCGCTTTGTGCAGGACAACTATTAGCTGTAAGTACAAATCAGGCACTTTTTAGCCTTCTTGGTACTACATACGGAGGAAATGGTGTTCAAACCTTTGCTTTACCGGATTTTCGAGGACGTGTGCCTATGGGTACAGGACAAGGAAGTGTTAATCCATATGTTTTGGGACAGCGACAAGGAACGACTACTATAACGGCAACTCTTTTAAATTTACCAACACATACACATGGCGGATCGGGCAATTATGCCATTTCAGCTTATTCTGATGAAGGTAATAGCGGATCTCCGCAAGGAAATAGTCTTGCTTCTTTAGGAGGTCTTTATTCTACTAAAACGCCTAATTCATTTTTGCGCCCTGTTGTACCGGCAATCACCATAGGTCCTACCGGTAACAATCAGCCAATATCAGTACAGCAGCCTTATTTAGGAATGAATTATATAATATGTCTGAGAGGAATTTTTCCTTCAAGAAATTAA